One genomic segment of Desulfurobacteriaceae bacterium includes these proteins:
- the dapF gene encoding diaminopimelate epimerase, producing the protein MEFSKLQGTGNDFIVIDNRDGKFERFIGEIPIERAVEAISSRKTGVGADGLILVEDSKIADFKWRFFNSDGSTAEMCGNGARCVSRFAFEKGIVGKRMTFETLAGIIEAEVDGESVKVKLTKPYDLKLDLEIEGVKGHFINTGVPHFVSFVEDLENVDVKLLGRKIRFSSFFSPGGTNVNFAKVENGKVFVRTYERGVENETLACGTGSVACALIASKKFNLKSPIEVIVRSGESLKIYFDENLGNVFLEGKVVWVFDGVLKREIFNERLS; encoded by the coding sequence ATGGAATTTTCAAAGCTACAGGGAACAGGAAACGACTTTATAGTAATAGACAATAGAGATGGTAAATTTGAAAGGTTCATAGGTGAAATTCCTATTGAAAGAGCTGTAGAAGCTATATCTTCTCGAAAAACGGGTGTTGGAGCAGATGGGTTAATTTTGGTAGAAGATTCAAAAATAGCTGATTTCAAGTGGCGTTTTTTTAACTCTGACGGTTCAACTGCTGAAATGTGTGGAAACGGTGCGAGGTGCGTTTCAAGATTTGCTTTTGAAAAAGGTATAGTAGGTAAGAGAATGACCTTTGAAACCCTCGCTGGAATTATAGAAGCAGAAGTCGATGGAGAATCAGTAAAAGTAAAACTTACAAAGCCTTACGACTTAAAACTTGACCTAGAGATAGAAGGGGTAAAAGGTCATTTCATAAATACAGGAGTCCCTCACTTTGTTTCTTTTGTAGAGGATTTAGAAAACGTTGATGTAAAACTTTTAGGAAGAAAGATAAGGTTTTCCTCCTTTTTCTCACCAGGAGGAACAAACGTTAACTTTGCAAAGGTAGAAAACGGAAAAGTTTTTGTAAGAACTTATGAAAGAGGTGTAGAAAACGAAACCTTGGCCTGTGGAACAGGTTCTGTTGCTTGTGCTTTAATTGCAAGTAAAAAATTTAACCTTAAATCACCAATAGAAGTTATTGTAAGAAGTGGGGAAAGTTTAAAGATCTACTTTGATGAGAACTTAGGAAATGTTTTCTTAGAAGGAAAGGTCGTTTGGGTATTTGATGGAGTGTTAAAGAGGGAAATCTTCAATGAAAGACTTAGCTAA
- a CDS encoding AMP-binding protein, giving the protein MPNFLERVLENIKNFPEKEVFVGKKNGKYFPLTYRDFKEQVIALEEFLEELGVEDRVVIFMENRPEWISSFFGILFKGGIAVPVDYLLSERELFNILKDSQPKFVITSNQNIEKVNRAIKDIGYHIHVVNIDEVSLKPKRKSIEFVNRDLDDVIVILYTSGTTGNPKGVMLTLKNLDHNIKAVESIGILNENDRFVAILPFHHTYPLMATAILPVTLRLPLAFIEKLTPNDILSTINDQNVTILVGVPKLYQVIHHNIMVEIKKLPRLKRQAVLTILKLFRKFDIKSVEKKVFKEIHNRIGRNLRYLISGGAKLSEEVWRDFEAFGFNILEGYGLTETSPLISVNRPDKKKIGTAGPPVDEVEVKITEKGEIIVRGPNVMKGYYNKPEETEKVIKDGWFYTGDLGFIDEDGFIHITGRVKEVIVLDNGKNVYPEDIEVEILKSPYILEVGVFYQDGSLKALVRPDFEILVEEGVEDIKEFMKREIHERTKHLQPYKRIKEFKLIDRELPRTRIGKLRRFLLPEVWKEVD; this is encoded by the coding sequence ATGCCTAACTTCTTAGAAAGAGTGCTTGAAAACATAAAAAACTTTCCTGAAAAGGAAGTTTTTGTAGGAAAAAAGAACGGCAAATACTTTCCTTTAACCTACAGAGATTTCAAAGAACAAGTAATAGCTCTTGAAGAATTTTTAGAAGAACTTGGGGTAGAGGATAGAGTTGTTATCTTTATGGAAAACAGGCCTGAGTGGATTAGTAGCTTTTTTGGTATTTTATTTAAAGGAGGAATTGCCGTTCCTGTTGATTACCTTCTTTCTGAAAGAGAACTTTTCAACATCTTAAAGGATTCTCAACCAAAGTTTGTAATAACTTCTAATCAAAACATTGAAAAGGTAAACAGAGCAATAAAAGATATTGGATACCACATTCACGTTGTAAATATTGATGAAGTTTCCTTAAAACCAAAAAGAAAAAGTATTGAGTTTGTAAATAGGGATTTAGACGATGTAATAGTAATTCTTTATACCTCCGGAACTACCGGTAATCCTAAAGGTGTAATGCTTACTCTCAAAAACTTAGACCACAATATAAAAGCTGTTGAAAGCATAGGAATACTCAACGAGAACGATAGGTTTGTTGCTATTTTGCCTTTTCACCACACTTATCCTTTGATGGCAACAGCTATACTACCTGTAACTTTAAGATTGCCCTTAGCTTTCATAGAAAAACTTACACCAAACGATATCCTCTCCACTATTAATGATCAGAATGTAACTATTTTAGTTGGAGTTCCCAAGCTTTATCAGGTAATACACCACAATATAATGGTTGAAATCAAGAAGCTTCCTAGGCTTAAAAGGCAAGCAGTTTTGACCATTCTTAAGCTTTTTAGAAAGTTTGACATAAAATCTGTTGAGAAAAAGGTATTTAAAGAAATACACAATAGGATAGGAAGGAACCTCCGCTATCTCATAAGTGGCGGAGCAAAGCTCAGTGAAGAGGTATGGAGAGACTTCGAGGCATTTGGTTTTAACATTTTGGAAGGTTACGGACTAACAGAAACATCCCCTCTCATTTCTGTGAACCGTCCAGACAAGAAGAAAATAGGAACGGCAGGTCCTCCCGTTGATGAGGTTGAGGTTAAGATAACGGAAAAAGGGGAAATAATTGTTAGAGGCCCTAATGTTATGAAGGGCTACTACAACAAACCGGAAGAAACAGAAAAAGTAATTAAAGATGGCTGGTTCTATACAGGAGACTTAGGATTCATTGATGAAGATGGTTTTATTCACATCACAGGTAGGGTAAAGGAAGTTATTGTTCTTGACAACGGTAAAAATGTTTATCCTGAGGACATAGAAGTAGAGATACTTAAAAGTCCATACATTTTAGAGGTGGGTGTTTTCTATCAAGATGGAAGCTTGAAAGCTCTTGTAAGGCCAGATTTTGAGATTCTCGTTGAAGAAGGAGTAGAAGATATAAAGGAATTTATGAAAAGAGAAATACACGAAAGGACAAAGCATTTACAACCTTATAAGCGTATAAAAGAGTTTAAGCTAATAGATAGAGAACTGCCACGAACAAGAATAGGAAAACTTAGAAGATTTCTTCTACCTGAAGTTTGGAAAGAGGTGGACTAA
- a CDS encoding S4 domain-containing protein: protein MRLDQFLKVSRIVKRRTQAKELCDAEVVKVNGKPVKASKEIKEGDLVEIDTITRYLKFQVLEIPREKNVSKKRSRELVKILEDRKKDIREIIDLI, encoded by the coding sequence GTGAGATTGGATCAGTTCCTGAAAGTGTCACGAATAGTAAAAAGAAGAACTCAGGCTAAGGAACTTTGTGATGCAGAAGTGGTAAAGGTTAATGGGAAACCTGTTAAAGCTTCAAAAGAAATAAAAGAAGGAGATTTAGTAGAAATAGACACCATTACAAGGTATTTAAAGTTTCAAGTTCTGGAAATTCCAAGAGAAAAGAATGTTTCAAAAAAAAGATCAAGGGAACTGGTAAAAATCTTAGAAGATAGAAAGAAAGACATAAGAGAAATTATAGACCTCATTTAG